One genomic segment of Gossypium arboreum isolate Shixiya-1 chromosome 3, ASM2569848v2, whole genome shotgun sequence includes these proteins:
- the LOC108474427 gene encoding polyol transporter 5, which translates to MASMGEQNGVVSTRPVMADNRNFADFEPAVKKPKRNKFAFACAILASLTSILLGYDIGVMSGAIIYIQEDLKINDVQKEILMGILNVYSLVGSCAAGRTSDWVGRRYTIVLAGAIFFLGALLMGFATSYAFLMVGRFVAGIGVGYALMIAPVYTAEVSPASSRGFLTSFPEVFINGGILLGYVSNYAFSKLPTDLGWRFMLGIGAIPSVLLAVGVLAMPESPRWLVMQGRLGEAKKVLDKTSESIEEAQLRLSEIKEAAGIPQECTDDVVKVQKRSHGEGVWKELFLYPTPAVRHVLICGIGIHFFQQASGIDAVVLYSPTIFEKAGITSSDGKLLATVAVGFVKTITILIATFLLDRIGRRPLLLSSIIGMVASLTTLGFSLTIIDHSHEKIPWAIGLCITMVLAYVALFSIGMGPITWVYSSEIFPLRLRAQGASMGVAVNRVTSGVISMTFISLYKAISIGGAFFLFAGIATVATLFFYMFYPETQGKTLEEMEGLFGKFIGWREEAKKLKMKKTMEVNGDGTSNGQIQLGNTTTK; encoded by the exons ATGGCTAGTATGGGGGAACAGAACGGTGTGGTTTCCACTCGACCAGTTATGGCAGACAACAGAAATTTTGCAGATTTTGAACCTGCAGTAAAGAAACCTAAAAGAAACAAGTTTGCTTTCGCTTGTGCTATACTTGCTTCTTTAACTTCAATCTTACTTGGTTATG ATATTGGGGTAATGAGTGGAGCTATTATCTATATACAAGAGGACTTGAAAATCAACGACGTTCAAAAGGAAATCCTCATGGGTATACTTAACGTGTACTCTCTCGTTGGTTCATGTGCGGCTGGTCGGACTTCTGATTGGGTTGGCCGTCGTTACACTATTGTGCTCGCCGGTGCCATTTTCTTCTTAGGGGCACTCCTTATGGGTTTCGCAACGAGCTATGCTTTCTTAATGGTTGGTCGTTTCGTTGCCGGAATCGGAGTTGGATATGCTCTTATGATTGCTCCTGTTTACACAGCTGAAGTCTCTCCGGCTTCCTCCCGTGGTTTCCTCACCTCATTCCCCGAG GTGTTCATTAATGGTGGTATATTACTGGGGTACGTATCCAACTATGCATTTTCGAAGTTACCAACTGACTTAGGGTGGCGGTTTATGCTCGGCATCGGAGCAATCCCGTCGGTTTTGTTGGCTGTGGGTGTTTTAGCTATGCCCGAGTCACCGCGTTGGCTGGTTATGCAAGGCCGACTCGGTGAAGCCAAGAAAGTTCTGGACAAAACTTCGGAATCCATTGAAGAAGCTCAACTTAGACTAAGTGAAATCAAAGAAGCAGCCGGAATCCCACAAGAATGCACCGACGACGTCGTTAAAGTCCAAAAGCGAAGCCACGGCGAAGGAGTGTGGAAAGAATTATTCTTATACCCAACACCCGCCGTTAGGCACGTGTTGATTTGCGGCATTGGGATTCATTTCTTCCAGCAAGCTTCCGGCATAGACGCCGTCGTTTTGTACAGTCCGACGATTTTCGAAAAAGCTGGTATCACTTCATCTGACGGGAAGTTACTCGCCACCGTAGCCGTTGGATTCGTGAAGACGATCACCATCTTGATCGCGACGTTCTTACTCGATAGAATCGGACGGCGACCGTTGCTTCTCAGCAGCATAATAGGCATGGTGGCGTCATTAACGACACTCGGGTTCTCACTCACCATCATCGACCATTCACACGAGAAGATACCGTGGGCTATCGGACTGTGCATCACGATGGTTTTGGCTTACGTGGCGTTGTTCTCGATAGGGATGGGACCCATCACATGGGTTTACAGCTCGGAGATCTTCCCGTTGAGGTTACGCGCTCAGGGAGCGAGTATGGGCGTGGCGGTTAACAGGGTGACTAGCGGCGTAATCTCCATGACTTTCATTTCGTTGTACAAAGCTATATCGATCGGCGGCGCGTTTTTCTTGTTCGCCGGGATCGCCACGGTGGCGACTTTGTTTTTCTACATGTTCTATCCGGAGACGCAAGGGAAAACGTTGGAGGAAATGGAAGGGCTTTTTGGTAAATTCATTGGTTGGAGGGAAGAAGCTAAGAAGCTGAAGATGAAGAAGACGATGGAAGTTAACGGTGATGGAACGAGCAACGGTCAGATTCAGTTAGGAAATACTACTACTAAATAA